From Woronichinia naegeliana WA131, the proteins below share one genomic window:
- the crtB gene encoding cyanoexosortase B — MGWLQKSISTEHEYFSYALLGFPYAAYIIFGQNRTAWEKLGDRADLVGIICLLVGSVFYLTGAVTFVNLSFPLVLTGVMGCLKGLSGIKLNAFPLLLIALATPNPLPYLLVPFTLPLQQFIAAVCGFLLMNMGVKVTVENIFLLVNDKLVEVAPYCAGLKMWFTSLYVALILVHWSGQLHRRDRLMILLAGATFLSLLANIIRNTLLSLFHGTGNQAAFESLHAGLGGDIYSLVLLLSIVALNQLMIHRNRQWQNWQDLSLGETGEENG, encoded by the coding sequence ATGGGATGGTTGCAGAAAAGTATTAGCACGGAACATGAATATTTCAGTTATGCTTTGCTTGGTTTTCCCTATGCAGCTTATATTATCTTTGGACAAAATAGGACTGCCTGGGAGAAACTCGGCGATCGCGCTGATCTTGTCGGCATCATTTGTCTTTTAGTTGGCTCTGTTTTTTATCTAACAGGAGCAGTTACGTTTGTTAACTTGTCCTTTCCCTTGGTGCTAACGGGAGTCATGGGTTGTTTAAAAGGATTATCGGGAATCAAACTAAATGCCTTTCCCCTATTGCTCATTGCCCTAGCTACTCCCAATCCACTTCCCTATCTTCTTGTTCCCTTTACCCTACCGCTCCAACAGTTTATTGCAGCCGTTTGCGGCTTTCTTTTGATGAATATGGGCGTGAAAGTCACTGTCGAAAATATTTTTTTGTTAGTCAACGATAAGTTAGTAGAAGTCGCGCCCTATTGTGCCGGTTTAAAAATGTGGTTTACCAGTCTTTATGTGGCTCTAATTTTAGTTCATTGGTCAGGCCAACTTCACCGCCGCGATCGCCTGATGATTTTATTAGCTGGAGCCACCTTTCTCAGTTTATTAGCTAACATCATTCGCAATACCTTACTCAGTCTTTTTCATGGTACTGGCAACCAAGCCGCCTTTGAGTCTCTCCATGCTGGTCTGGGAGGCGATATTTACTCCCTAGTTTTATTGTTATCTATTGTGGCTTTAAACCAACTGATGATTCACAGAAACAGACAATGGCAAAATTGGCAAGATTTATCCCTGGGGGAAACGGGTGAAGAAAATGGCTAA
- a CDS encoding DUF1997 domain-containing protein has translation MLDTPLSQSELKPIHFQAAFDGYMEMYADLATVAHYLENHQSWFHHCAQPMKTEPLGEDGYVMTIGQFGALGFDIEPKMAVILEPPQQGQYLMHSVTLPDEPYLGYEVDYQAIMNLSEIPQAQAGEGIQKVYQKAGLSSPPEKITKVEWQLRMDVAVQFPKYIYKLPQNLIRKTGDRLLVEIIRQVSPRLTYKVQKDFHDRCSLPFPPQSSRHFYRIKSSQTEEMKMEEPDLSSEVML, from the coding sequence ATGCTCGACACACCGTTAAGTCAGTCAGAGCTAAAACCCATCCATTTTCAGGCTGCCTTCGACGGTTATATGGAAATGTATGCTGACCTGGCGACGGTTGCTCATTACCTTGAAAATCACCAAAGCTGGTTTCATCATTGTGCTCAACCGATGAAGACGGAACCCTTGGGAGAAGATGGCTACGTGATGACCATTGGACAATTTGGCGCGTTGGGTTTTGATATAGAACCGAAAATGGCGGTCATTTTGGAGCCACCTCAGCAGGGACAGTACCTAATGCACTCTGTCACTTTACCCGATGAACCCTATTTAGGCTATGAGGTGGATTATCAGGCGATCATGAATTTGAGCGAGATTCCCCAGGCGCAGGCAGGAGAAGGTATCCAAAAGGTTTATCAAAAAGCCGGTTTATCTAGCCCACCGGAGAAAATCACTAAGGTAGAGTGGCAGTTACGCATGGATGTAGCGGTACAGTTCCCGAAATACATTTATAAGTTGCCTCAAAATTTGATCCGCAAAACCGGCGATCGCCTCTTGGTAGAAATTATTCGTCAAGTATCGCCACGTCTTACCTATAAGGTACAGAAGGATTTTCATGATCGTTGTAGTTTGCCCTTTCCCCCCCAAAGTAGCCGCCATTTCTATCGCATTAAGAGCAGTCAAACAGAAGAAATGAAAATGGAAGAGCCAGATTTAAGCTCAGAGGTGATGCTTTAA
- a CDS encoding class I SAM-dependent methyltransferase, producing MTKQTWGLDASLYDYYQAIAFREPEILKELRQATSQLPMANMQIAPEQGQFMALLVQLTGARKILEIGVFTGYSSLALALALPPQGRILGCEISAEYAAIARQFWQKAGVSEKIDVLLGPAVTSLEQLLANGEQESFDLAFIDANKSDYDQYYELSLQLVRPGGLILIDNVLWYGKVADETIQDKATQSIRHLNAKLHQDLRISLCLVPIGDGLTLALKHHL from the coding sequence ATGACGAAACAAACCTGGGGACTAGATGCCTCTCTTTATGATTATTACCAGGCGATCGCCTTTCGAGAACCGGAAATCCTCAAGGAACTGCGACAAGCAACCAGCCAATTACCGATGGCCAACATGCAGATCGCCCCAGAACAGGGCCAATTTATGGCTTTATTAGTACAGTTGACGGGGGCAAGAAAAATCTTAGAAATTGGTGTTTTTACAGGTTATAGTTCCCTCGCCCTCGCCCTGGCCTTACCCCCCCAGGGTCGTATCCTGGGCTGTGAGATCAGCGCAGAATATGCCGCGATCGCCCGTCAATTTTGGCAAAAAGCTGGAGTCAGTGAAAAAATCGATGTGCTTTTGGGGCCAGCCGTAACGAGTCTAGAACAACTTTTGGCCAATGGCGAACAAGAATCCTTTGATCTGGCCTTTATCGATGCGAACAAAAGCGATTATGACCAATACTACGAATTGAGTTTGCAGTTAGTTCGGCCAGGGGGATTAATCCTAATTGATAATGTTCTTTGGTACGGAAAAGTGGCGGACGAAACCATTCAGGACAAAGCAACCCAGTCCATCCGTCACCTAAACGCCAAACTCCATCAAGATCTTCGCATCTCCCTCTGTCTGGTTCCCATTGGCGATGGTCTTACCCTAGCGTTAAAGCATCACCTCTGA
- a CDS encoding ISL3 family transposase, whose protein sequence is MLFFLENLLNLPKVNIRNVIQEGKQAFLILSCQEEEVKCNYCGSLTDELHQTNSVLVRDLSISGQMVYLKVPRRKFYCKDCQRFFTENLEFMEARRKYTVRYEEYIYGRVNVSSVEQVGREESLSWDQVNGIYQRQCEAKKKDWQGVKHLGMDEIAKRKGHQNFVTVLGDIEKGELIEVIDSHQQDKIIEVLMKKELEVREGVEQVSVDMWGGFPKVIEKVFPNAVIVTDRFHVMKALNEELNKIRKQTKLNVKIKGEKWLLLKNKEDLKEEELEKLELVLKQSARLRKAYEYKESFREIYEKVNDKEEGRLKFTEWLENAKSIYTDVISTIRRNLDSICNYFLSRTTNGAMEGINNRLKLIKRQAYGFMNFDNMRNRFLACFS, encoded by the coding sequence ATGTTATTTTTTCTGGAAAATCTTCTGAATTTACCAAAAGTAAACATAAGAAATGTGATTCAAGAGGGAAAACAAGCGTTTTTAATACTGAGTTGTCAAGAGGAAGAAGTCAAATGTAATTATTGTGGTAGCTTAACGGATGAATTACATCAGACGAACAGTGTATTAGTAAGGGACTTGTCTATCTCTGGTCAAATGGTATATCTGAAAGTCCCTCGTCGTAAATTTTACTGTAAAGATTGTCAAAGGTTTTTTACAGAAAATCTAGAATTTATGGAAGCCCGTAGGAAATACACAGTGAGGTATGAAGAATATATTTATGGACGAGTAAATGTGAGCAGTGTGGAACAAGTAGGTAGAGAGGAATCTCTATCATGGGATCAAGTGAATGGAATTTACCAACGTCAATGTGAAGCTAAAAAAAAAGATTGGCAAGGAGTAAAACACCTCGGGATGGATGAAATAGCGAAACGAAAAGGTCATCAGAATTTTGTAACAGTGTTAGGAGATATAGAGAAAGGAGAATTAATAGAAGTGATAGATAGTCATCAACAAGATAAAATCATCGAAGTGCTGATGAAGAAAGAATTAGAGGTGAGGGAAGGAGTAGAACAAGTGAGTGTAGATATGTGGGGAGGATTTCCTAAAGTAATAGAAAAAGTATTTCCGAATGCAGTAATTGTAACAGATAGATTTCATGTAATGAAGGCGTTGAATGAAGAATTGAATAAAATCCGTAAACAGACAAAATTGAATGTAAAAATCAAGGGAGAAAAGTGGCTATTATTAAAAAATAAAGAAGACCTAAAAGAGGAAGAGTTAGAAAAACTAGAATTGGTGTTAAAGCAATCTGCTCGTTTGCGTAAAGCGTATGAATATAAAGAGTCATTTAGAGAGATATATGAAAAAGTAAATGATAAGGAAGAAGGAAGATTAAAATTTACAGAATGGTTAGAGAATGCAAAGAGCATTTATACAGATGTAATTAGCACAATTCGTAGGAATTTGGACTCTATTTGTAACTACTTTTTGAGTCGAACGACGAATGGGGCAATGGAAGGCATCAATAATCGTCTTAAACTAATCAAGCGTCAAGCTTATGGATTTATGAACTTTGATAATATGCGAAATCGTTTTTTAGCTTGCTTTTCATGA
- a CDS encoding CHAT domain-containing protein, whose product MKAQLGDNHPTTATSLNNLAGLYKSQGRYSEAEPLYKQALAIIKAQLGDNHPTTAQSLGNLAGLYKSQGRYSEAEPLYKQALAIIKAQLGDNHPSTATSLNNLALLYQSQGRYIEAEPLFKQALAIYKAQLGDNHPSTATSLNNLALIYQSQGRYSEAEPLFKQALATRKTQLGDNHSDTASSLNNLALLYQSQGRYSEAEPLFKQALVIIKAQLGDNHPDTATSLNNLALLYHSQGRYSEAEPLLKEALAIAKKQLGNNHPLTATSLNNLAYLYYSQDDIPQAIKFLSQGLAVQEYNLFQNLNIGDEKQKRDYIATVSGTTFAIISLNLQSAPNNPEATHLALKTILQRKGRILDILTNSLQILRQQINDPESQTLLEQLIQKQSQLSNLTFQKPETIKSPEIHRQQLTNLQTETQQLEDKLSRRSAEFRNLSQPITLEAIQKLIPTNAALVEIVRYKPFNPKATKEREKYGKPHYAVYILFANGEIKAKDLGETQPIDEQVTAFRRNLADSKTPIPQLQKSARQLDEKLMQPIRQLLGNTKTLLLSPDSALNLIPFEALVDQNNQYLVENYQITYLTSGRDLLRQKEKFASQQPPLIIANPLYNKTGQKVALHPNSTRSINLADSVFLPLEGTKAEAEAIKKLLPKATVLIQAQATENALKQVKKTNILHIATHGFFLESTKNKNEGERNSPLQIGENPLLRSGLVFAGVKVSQSAGDDGVLSALEATNLNLVGTKLVVLSACDTGNGDISTGEGVYGLRRALVIAGSESQLISLWKVSDKETKNLMIAYYQRLKNGEGRSEALRQTQLAMLKSKDQNHPFYWASFIPSGDSSPMKFD is encoded by the coding sequence ATAAAAGCCCAATTAGGAGACAACCATCCCACTACTGCTACCAGTCTCAACAATTTGGCAGGACTTTACAAATCTCAAGGAAGATACAGTGAAGCAGAACCCCTCTACAAACAAGCTTTAGCCATCATAAAAGCCCAATTAGGAGACAACCATCCCACTACTGCACAAAGCCTTGGCAATTTAGCAGGACTTTACAAATCCCAAGGAAGATATAGTGAGGCAGAACCTCTCTATAAACAAGCTTTAGCTATCATAAAAGCCCAATTAGGAGATAACCATCCCTCTACCGCCACTAGTCTCAACAATTTGGCATTACTTTACCAGTCTCAAGGAAGATATATTGAAGCAGAACCCCTCTTCAAACAAGCTTTAGCTATCTATAAAGCCCAATTAGGAGATAACCATCCCTCTACCGCCACTAGTCTCAACAATTTAGCATTAATTTACCAGTCTCAAGGAAGATATAGTGAAGCAGAACCCCTCTTCAAACAAGCTTTAGCTACCAGAAAAACCCAATTAGGAGACAACCATTCCGATACAGCAAGCAGTCTCAACAATTTGGCATTACTTTACCAGTCTCAAGGAAGATATAGTGAAGCAGAACCCCTCTTCAAACAAGCTTTAGTTATCATAAAAGCCCAATTAGGAGACAATCATCCTGATACAGCAACCAGTCTCAACAATTTAGCATTACTTTACCATTCTCAAGGAAGATATAGTGAAGCAGAACCCCTCTTGAAAGAAGCCTTAGCTATAGCGAAAAAACAATTAGGTAATAACCATCCCCTTACTGCAACCAGTCTTAACAATTTGGCATACCTTTACTACTCTCAAGATGATATTCCCCAAGCCATCAAATTTCTTAGTCAAGGACTTGCAGTACAAGAATACAACCTCTTCCAAAATCTCAATATTGGGGACGAAAAACAAAAACGGGATTACATAGCGACAGTTTCAGGGACAACATTTGCCATTATTTCCCTCAATCTTCAATCTGCACCCAATAACCCAGAAGCAACTCATCTAGCCCTCAAAACCATCTTGCAACGCAAAGGACGTATTCTTGATATCCTCACCAATAGCCTACAAATTCTCCGTCAACAAATTAATGACCCCGAAAGCCAAACCCTCCTCGAACAACTAATTCAAAAACAATCCCAACTTTCTAACCTGACTTTCCAGAAACCCGAAACCATTAAATCCCCTGAAATCCATCGCCAACAACTCACAAACCTACAAACTGAAACCCAACAACTCGAAGACAAATTGAGTCGTCGTAGTGCCGAATTTCGTAATCTATCCCAACCCATTACCCTCGAAGCCATTCAAAAATTAATCCCGACTAATGCCGCCCTAGTAGAAATCGTTCGCTATAAACCTTTTAACCCGAAAGCAACAAAAGAAAGGGAAAAATATGGCAAGCCTCACTATGCCGTTTATATTCTCTTTGCCAATGGCGAAATCAAAGCCAAAGACTTAGGAGAAACCCAACCTATTGATGAGCAAGTAACTGCCTTTCGCCGCAATTTAGCAGACAGCAAAACCCCCATTCCCCAACTGCAAAAATCCGCCCGTCAACTTGACGAAAAGTTAATGCAACCCATTCGTCAACTATTAGGCAATACAAAAACCCTCCTCCTCTCTCCCGACTCTGCCCTGAACCTCATTCCCTTTGAAGCTTTAGTAGATCAAAATAATCAGTATCTTGTCGAAAATTACCAGATAACTTACCTCACCTCTGGACGCGATCTGTTGCGACAAAAAGAGAAATTTGCTAGTCAACAACCACCCCTGATTATTGCCAATCCCCTCTACAATAAAACAGGTCAAAAAGTTGCCCTTCATCCCAACTCTACCCGCTCTATTAATCTTGCTGACTCTGTATTTCTTCCCCTAGAAGGCACAAAGGCAGAAGCCGAAGCCATTAAAAAACTCCTCCCCAAAGCGACGGTTTTAATTCAAGCCCAAGCCACCGAAAATGCCCTTAAACAAGTCAAAAAAACGAATATTTTGCACATTGCCACGCATGGCTTTTTCCTCGAATCAACTAAGAATAAAAATGAGGGTGAACGCAATTCACCCCTACAGATTGGTGAAAATCCCTTATTACGTTCAGGCTTAGTTTTTGCAGGGGTTAAAGTAAGCCAAAGTGCAGGAGATGACGGTGTTCTTTCCGCTTTAGAAGCCACTAACTTAAACTTAGTTGGAACCAAATTAGTTGTCCTTTCCGCTTGCGATACAGGCAACGGCGATATTTCTACAGGTGAAGGCGTTTATGGTTTACGTCGTGCCTTAGTAATTGCAGGTAGCGAAAGCCAATTAATTAGCCTCTGGAAAGTCTCAGACAAGGAAACTAAAAACTTAATGATCGCCTATTATCAACGCTTAAAAAACGGAGAAGGCCGCAGTGAAGCTCTACGACAAACCCAATTAGCCATGCTCAAAAGTAAGGATCAAAACCATCCTTTTTATTGGGCCAGCTTTATTCCCTCTGGCGATTCTAGTCCTATGAAATTTGACTGA
- a CDS encoding tetratricopeptide repeat-containing protein translates to MIVAVGVVPSGMLTPTVGQVIVQISNQDQEALVEAEKLTQQVVELYHQGKYNEAIYLTEKALAIRKKVLGENNLDTATSLNNLALLYQSQGRYSEAEPLYKQALAIYKAQLGDNHPSTATSLNNLAELYRKQGRYSEAEPLYQQALAIQKKQLGDNHPNTATSLNNLATLYQSQGRYSEAEPLYKQALAIRKTQLGDNDPLTATSLNNLAGLYESQGRYREAEPLYKRV, encoded by the coding sequence ATGATAGTCGCGGTGGGAGTAGTACCGTCAGGGATGTTAACGCCAACGGTGGGACAGGTAATTGTTCAGATTTCTAATCAAGATCAGGAAGCATTAGTAGAAGCAGAAAAGCTAACCCAGCAAGTTGTTGAACTGTATCATCAGGGAAAATATAACGAAGCGATTTACTTAACAGAAAAAGCCTTAGCGATTCGTAAAAAGGTACTGGGAGAGAATAACCTTGATACCGCCACCAGTCTCAACAATTTGGCATTGCTTTATCAGTCTCAAGGAAGATACAGCGAAGCAGAACCCCTCTACAAACAAGCCTTAGCTATCTATAAAGCCCAATTAGGAGATAACCATCCCTCTACTGCAACCAGTCTCAACAATTTGGCAGAACTTTACCGAAAACAAGGAAGATACAGCGAAGCAGAACCCCTCTATCAACAAGCCTTAGCTATCCAAAAAAAACAATTAGGAGATAATCATCCCAATACTGCCACCAGTCTCAACAATTTGGCAACACTTTACCAGTCTCAAGGAAGATACAGTGAAGCAGAGCCCCTCTATAAACAAGCTTTAGCTATCAGAAAAACTCAATTAGGAGACAACGATCCCCTTACGGCTACCAGTCTCAACAATTTGGCAGGACTTTACGAATCCCAAGGAAGATATCGTGAGGCAGAACCCCTCTACAAACGGGTGTGA
- a CDS encoding IS4 family transposase: MARQHPRRKGNPDLRRKTNQPGVEIPEITKELFELLEPTMFTPLKYLQGTHEKMMRDRVLNLPVMVALVLSIVYRQIAGISEAVRLLEEEGLLWVASLKVSKQAVSKRMMNVPAEIFAILLKGVLEKAAEKGKKLQVGEKWEKIREKFSAVWIADGSTLEQIRKNMKISKEEKSKLGGKIMMVVEAFTQRPVTLWYTENDKSNDKIWCEELAAKLPENGLILVDMGFFSFVWFDLLTEAKKFFLTRFRAGTSYKTKQVLSQGSHYRDEIIIMGNYRSNPCKHPVRLVSVLWGTIWYQYLTNVLSPEQLSAEEVCDLYRRRWTIEEAFLLTKRLLGLAYLWVGNKNGVQIQIICTLIFYTVLNQLVGEVAIALNQPKEKISVEMVFRSLYYVAKAIARGEKPDTVTYLAERAKLFGLVKAERKRHREKAALNQQIWEPIPLS; the protein is encoded by the coding sequence ATGGCAAGACAACATCCTCGGAGAAAAGGAAACCCAGACTTACGTCGTAAGACAAATCAGCCAGGGGTAGAAATCCCTGAAATAACAAAAGAGTTGTTTGAATTACTAGAACCCACAATGTTTACACCATTAAAATATTTACAGGGAACTCATGAGAAAATGATGAGAGATAGGGTATTAAATTTACCAGTAATGGTGGCATTAGTGTTAAGTATAGTGTATCGTCAAATAGCGGGTATAAGTGAAGCGGTAAGACTGTTAGAGGAAGAGGGATTGCTATGGGTAGCATCATTAAAAGTAAGCAAACAGGCAGTATCAAAAAGAATGATGAATGTGCCAGCCGAAATATTTGCAATATTACTAAAAGGAGTGTTAGAAAAAGCAGCCGAAAAAGGGAAGAAGCTCCAAGTAGGAGAAAAATGGGAAAAAATAAGAGAAAAGTTTAGTGCAGTGTGGATAGCAGATGGCTCAACGCTAGAGCAGATAAGGAAAAATATGAAAATAAGTAAAGAAGAAAAGAGTAAATTGGGGGGTAAAATAATGATGGTAGTGGAAGCCTTTACCCAAAGACCCGTTACTTTATGGTACACAGAAAATGATAAATCAAATGATAAAATATGGTGTGAAGAATTGGCAGCTAAATTACCAGAAAATGGTTTAATTCTTGTAGATATGGGATTTTTTAGCTTTGTGTGGTTTGATTTGTTAACAGAAGCTAAAAAGTTTTTTCTAACCAGATTTAGAGCGGGTACATCTTACAAAACCAAACAAGTATTGTCTCAAGGTAGTCATTACAGAGATGAGATTATCATTATGGGAAATTACCGTTCTAATCCTTGCAAGCATCCGGTGAGATTAGTCTCAGTATTATGGGGAACAATCTGGTATCAGTATTTAACAAATGTGTTGTCTCCCGAACAACTGTCCGCCGAAGAGGTCTGTGATTTATATCGAAGACGATGGACAATCGAAGAAGCCTTTTTATTAACGAAAAGACTTTTAGGACTAGCCTATTTATGGGTAGGGAATAAGAATGGTGTCCAAATCCAGATTATTTGCACTTTGATTTTCTATACGGTCTTAAATCAATTGGTAGGGGAAGTGGCGATTGCTCTAAATCAACCGAAAGAAAAAATCTCAGTAGAGATGGTGTTTCGGAGTCTATACTATGTAGCGAAGGCTATTGCTAGAGGAGAAAAGCCTGATACAGTAACCTATCTGGCTGAACGTGCTAAGTTATTTGGTTTGGTCAAAGCTGAGAGAAAGCGACATCGAGAAAAGGCCGCTCTCAATCAACAAATTTGGGAACCCATTCCTTTAAGTTGA
- a CDS encoding PIN domain-containing protein, producing MRKIFLDTAYLQALIDSGDNLYELSQMMTPKLGKFQGITSEMVLTELLNAFCSRGEYLRRSAIRLTHDLRGDRNIIIIPQTSEQFEQAFGFYQRRLDKGYSLTDCSSMQIMREKGINEILTFDKHFQQEGFRALLRE from the coding sequence ATGAGAAAAATTTTCTTGGATACAGCTTATCTTCAAGCCCTGATTGATTCTGGCGACAATCTTTATGAATTATCCCAAATGATGACCCCAAAACTGGGCAAATTTCAAGGGATTACCAGCGAAATGGTGTTAACAGAATTGTTGAATGCTTTTTGCAGTCGTGGCGAATATCTCAGAAGATCAGCGATTCGCCTAACCCATGATTTACGAGGCGATCGCAATATCATCATCATCCCTCAAACCAGTGAACAATTTGAGCAAGCTTTTGGGTTTTATCAAAGACGTTTAGACAAAGGATATAGCTTAACCGATTGTTCGTCAATGCAGATTATGAGAGAAAAAGGTATTAATGAAATCTTGACTTTTGATAAGCACTTTCAACAAGAAGGTTTTAGAGCTTTACTGAGAGAATAA
- a CDS encoding PIN domain-containing protein — MDTAYLQALIDSGDNLYQLSQMMTAKLGKFQGITSEMVLTELLNALCSRGEYLRKSAIRLTHRLQNDGRTIIIPQTSEQFEQAFEFYQRRLDKGYSLTDCSSMQIMREQDINEILTFDKHFQQEGFRALLRE, encoded by the coding sequence TTGGATACAGCTTATCTTCAAGCCCTGATTGATTCTGGCGATAATCTTTATCAACTATCCCAAATGATGACTGCAAAACTTGGCAAATTTCAAGGGATTACCAGCGAAATGGTGTTAACAGAATTGTTGAACGCTCTGTGCAGTCGTGGTGAATATCTCAGAAAATCCGCTATTCGCCTAACCCATAGATTACAAAATGACGGTCGCACCATTATTATCCCTCAAACCAGTGAACAATTTGAGCAAGCTTTTGAGTTTTATCAAAGACGTTTAGACAAAGGATATAGCTTAACCGATTGTTCATCAATGCAGATTATGAGAGAACAAGATATTAATGAAATCTTGACTTTTGATAAGCATTTTCAACAAGAAGGGTTTAGAGCTTTACTGAGAGAATAA
- the xrt gene encoding exosortase → MGWLQKSISTEHEYFSYALLGFPYAAYIIFGQNRTAWEKLGDRADLVGIICLLVGSVFYLTGAVTFVNLSFPLVLTGVMGCLKGLSGIKLNAFPLLLIALATPNPLPYLLVPFTLPLQQFIAAVCGFLLMNMGVKVTVENIFLLVNDKLVEVAPYCAGLKMWFTSLYVALILVHWSGQLHRRDHEVCLRHRLIILFATSGQPLWLYRP, encoded by the coding sequence ATGGGATGGTTGCAGAAAAGTATTAGCACGGAACATGAATATTTCAGTTATGCTTTGCTTGGTTTTCCCTATGCAGCTTATATTATCTTTGGACAAAATAGGACTGCCTGGGAGAAACTCGGCGATCGCGCTGATCTTGTCGGCATCATTTGTCTTTTAGTTGGCTCTGTTTTTTATCTAACAGGAGCAGTGACGTTTGTTAACTTGTCCTTTCCCTTGGTGCTAACGGGAGTCATGGGTTGTTTAAAAGGATTATCGGGAATCAAACTGAATGCCTTTCCCCTACTGCTCATTGCCCTAGCCACTCCCAATCCACTTCCCTATCTTCTTGTTCCCTTTACCCTACCGCTCCAACAGTTTATTGCAGCCGTTTGCGGATTTCTTTTGATGAATATGGGCGTGAAAGTCACTGTCGAAAATATTTTTTTGTTAGTCAACGATAAGTTAGTAGAAGTCGCGCCCTATTGTGCCGGTTTAAAAATGTGGTTTACCAGTCTTTATGTGGCTCTAATTTTAGTCCATTGGTCAGGCCAACTTCACCGCCGCGATCACGAAGTGTGCCTTCGGCATCGCCTGATTATTTTATTTGCCACCAGTGGCCAACCGCTCTGGCTCTATCGGCCTTAG
- a CDS encoding DUF1997 domain-containing protein has product MKTEPLGEDGYVMTIGQFGALGFDIYLARSWIEIFAPFC; this is encoded by the coding sequence ATGAAGACGGAACCCTTGGGAGAAGATGGCTACGTGATGACCATTGGACAATTTGGCGCGTTGGGTTTTGATATATACTTGGCACGGTCATGGATTGAGATTTTCGCCCCCTTTTGTTAG
- the purM gene encoding phosphoribosylformylglycinamidine cyclo-ligase, whose translation MDYRQAGVDVEAGRHFVEQIRQGVESTFRPEVIGGLGGFGGLFELPSGYQQPVLVSGTDGVGTKLKIAQAMNRHDSIGIDLVAMCVNDVLTSGAEPLFFLDYLATGKLEPQQLAEVVAGIVTGCRQSNCALLGGETAEMPGFYGAGEYDVAGFCVGIVEKSKILNGSQVQFGDRAIALASQGVHSNGFSLVRKIVESQGFDWQHCPTLLGGQSLGEVLLTPTRLYVQPILEALRSGLKIHGMAHITGGGLPENLPRCLGQGQAIAVREGSWEILPIFQWLAQTGQVSAGAMLETFNMGVGFVVLVPPDAVQISLDWFSGRDLAAYEIGEVIVSDRNLVFYVS comes from the coding sequence ATGGATTATCGTCAAGCGGGTGTGGATGTGGAAGCGGGTCGCCATTTTGTGGAGCAGATTCGCCAAGGAGTAGAAAGTACCTTTCGTCCAGAGGTTATCGGCGGCTTGGGCGGTTTTGGTGGCTTATTTGAACTGCCATCTGGCTATCAGCAACCCGTTTTGGTATCGGGAACGGATGGGGTGGGAACCAAACTGAAAATTGCCCAGGCGATGAATCGGCATGACAGTATTGGCATTGATTTAGTGGCGATGTGTGTCAATGATGTTTTGACCTCTGGGGCAGAACCCTTGTTTTTTCTCGATTATTTGGCTACTGGCAAGTTAGAACCCCAGCAGTTAGCTGAAGTGGTGGCGGGCATTGTGACAGGCTGTCGTCAAAGTAATTGTGCTCTATTGGGGGGAGAAACGGCGGAAATGCCTGGTTTTTATGGTGCAGGCGAGTACGATGTGGCGGGTTTCTGTGTGGGTATTGTTGAAAAAAGTAAGATTCTCAATGGTTCCCAGGTACAGTTCGGAGATAGAGCGATCGCTTTAGCGAGTCAGGGAGTTCACAGTAACGGCTTTAGTTTGGTGCGTAAAATTGTGGAGTCCCAGGGCTTTGATTGGCAGCATTGTCCTACTCTTTTGGGGGGTCAATCCTTGGGAGAGGTTTTGTTAACGCCAACTCGTCTCTATGTGCAGCCTATTCTTGAGGCTCTGAGATCGGGTTTAAAGATTCACGGCATGGCCCATATTACCGGCGGTGGTTTGCCCGAAAATTTGCCCCGTTGTTTAGGTCAAGGTCAAGCGATCGCCGTTCGGGAGGGAAGTTGGGAGATTTTACCCATTTTTCAATGGTTAGCGCAAACGGGCCAGGTGTCGGCAGGGGCGATGTTAGAAACGTTTAATATGGGCGTTGGTTTTGTGGTCTTGGTTCCGCCTGATGCGGTTCAAATTAGCTTAGATTGGTTTTCTGGCCGTGATCTAGCTGCCTATGAGATTGGTGAAGTGATCGTCAGCGATCGCAATTTAGTGTTTTATGTTTCCTAA